Proteins encoded within one genomic window of Bradyrhizobium sp. 186:
- a CDS encoding MFS transporter encodes MASAGQPSSRLATRLAFFVPGFGFGAWAPLVPFAKDRLAADDGVLGLLLLCLGAGSIIAMLLTSVLSARYGVRLIILVGGLSLAIILPCLTTASKLALGVALFALGASIGSISVAANIHAIEVERTAECPLMSSFHAQFSIGGLVGSAAMTAFLSLQIDAFVSTVVCSGLIVIAIMLAWPRLVPTAQADQGPSFVLPRSIVLLLAAIAAIAFLIEGAMLDWAALLVVGAGLAPKTQGGLAYVLFSIAMTVGRLAGDAVVERAGDRATLMFGSLLAMAGFGALLAAPVAVIAMAGLLLIGLGLSNVAPILFRRAGTQEAMPVGPAIAAIMTVGYAGILIGPAGIGLLAKYVGLPAAFGVLAGLMCLVVLLAPIVTANTR; translated from the coding sequence ATGGCGTCTGCTGGTCAACCATCCTCTCGGTTAGCAACGCGTCTTGCATTCTTCGTTCCCGGGTTTGGCTTCGGGGCCTGGGCCCCGCTCGTACCATTTGCGAAAGACCGGCTGGCGGCCGATGACGGCGTGCTTGGCCTACTACTGCTCTGCCTGGGTGCTGGATCCATCATCGCGATGCTTCTGACAAGTGTTTTGAGCGCCCGCTACGGCGTCAGGCTGATCATTCTTGTGGGTGGGCTTAGTCTCGCGATCATCCTGCCGTGCCTCACGACAGCTAGCAAGTTGGCGCTCGGCGTCGCGCTATTCGCCTTAGGCGCCTCGATAGGCTCGATTAGCGTAGCCGCGAACATTCATGCGATCGAGGTGGAGCGCACGGCGGAGTGCCCGCTGATGTCCAGCTTCCACGCTCAATTCAGCATCGGGGGACTTGTGGGGTCTGCAGCCATGACCGCTTTTCTCTCGCTGCAGATTGACGCATTTGTTTCAACTGTGGTCTGCTCGGGATTGATAGTGATCGCGATCATGCTGGCGTGGCCGCGATTGGTACCAACGGCGCAGGCGGACCAGGGACCGTCGTTCGTTCTGCCGCGTTCCATCGTGCTCCTTCTAGCCGCGATTGCGGCGATCGCCTTCCTTATCGAAGGCGCGATGCTCGATTGGGCTGCCTTGTTGGTCGTCGGCGCTGGTCTTGCTCCAAAGACGCAGGGCGGCTTAGCGTATGTACTGTTCTCCATAGCCATGACGGTGGGACGCCTTGCTGGCGACGCCGTCGTCGAACGCGCGGGGGACCGCGCGACACTTATGTTCGGAAGTCTACTGGCCATGGCAGGTTTCGGAGCTCTGCTGGCCGCACCGGTAGCCGTCATCGCCATGGCCGGCTTGCTGCTCATTGGTCTTGGCCTATCGAATGTCGCCCCGATTCTGTTCCGGCGCGCCGGCACGCAGGAGGCGATGCCCGTTGGTCCGGCGATTGCCGCGATCATGACGGTTGGTTATGCCGGAATTCTCATTGGACCGGCTGGTATCGGGTTACTGGCCAAGTACGTGGGACTGCCGGCCGCATTTGGGGTCCTAGCCGGGCTCATGTGCCTCGTCGTGCTCTTGGCGCCCATCGTGACGGCGAACACACGGTGA